A single uncultured Acetobacterium sp. DNA region contains:
- a CDS encoding pyridoxamine 5'-phosphate oxidase family protein, which produces MKEVVKFLSKNPLQYFATVGRDGKAKCRPFMFCFEKEGKLWFGTNNKKEVYTEMQQNPHVEVCISSPDYVWLRLSGKAIFENNMSVKEAMMENPIIKGQYQTADNPLLEAFYLEDATAVIADMSGNPPKEISL; this is translated from the coding sequence ATGAAGGAAGTCGTAAAGTTTTTATCTAAAAATCCGTTGCAATATTTTGCAACGGTTGGACGTGATGGCAAGGCAAAATGTCGTCCGTTTATGTTCTGTTTTGAAAAAGAGGGTAAACTGTGGTTTGGAACAAATAATAAAAAAGAGGTCTATACAGAGATGCAACAGAATCCTCATGTGGAGGTTTGCATTTCAAGCCCGGATTACGTATGGTTAAGACTAAGTGGTAAAGCAATTTTTGAGAATAACATGTCGGTTAAAGAAGCGATGATGGAGAACCCAATCATTAAGGGACAGTATCAGACAGCAGACAATCCACTTCTCGAGGCATTTTATCTGGAAGATGCAACCGCAGTAATTGCGGATATGTCTGGAAATCCGCCAAAGGAGATTAGTCTCTGA
- a CDS encoding MBL fold metallo-hydrolase, translating to MKTINLQAGTVTTNEFSNFSIHTYTSPESGGFVNSQIIETSNHLILVDTQYLLPFATELKEYLSGIKKPIERIIISHSHPDHWFGNEFFQDQKIFALQEVRAILEQAGDAIVESYQFMNENDSLVPTAKTLPNSTLKEGLFTLDGVEFSVIKFTDIEDAIIAGIEILKENILIAQDIVYDFTHAFTAELANGQNKWIEILESIQSKNYSLILGGHGTPSAGDILTPAIAYLHDATIAIQKALKEGNDKESKTQIYSQSMLGKYPEFKAPSLVQLCSNYMFN from the coding sequence ATGAAAACAATTAATTTACAGGCAGGGACAGTAACAACAAATGAATTTTCAAATTTCTCAATCCACACTTACACTTCACCGGAGTCAGGCGGATTTGTGAATTCTCAAATTATCGAGACCAGCAATCACCTTATTCTTGTAGACACGCAGTACTTGCTGCCATTTGCGACCGAATTGAAAGAATATTTGTCAGGTATCAAAAAACCAATTGAAAGAATTATTATCTCCCATTCACATCCAGATCATTGGTTTGGGAATGAATTCTTTCAGGATCAAAAGATTTTTGCGCTGCAAGAAGTTCGTGCGATCCTTGAGCAAGCCGGCGATGCAATTGTCGAAAGCTATCAGTTTATGAACGAAAATGATTCTTTAGTTCCAACGGCAAAAACACTTCCAAACTCCACTTTGAAGGAAGGATTATTTACCCTGGATGGCGTGGAATTCTCAGTTATTAAGTTTACAGATATAGAAGACGCCATTATTGCAGGCATCGAAATTTTGAAAGAGAATATTCTGATCGCTCAAGATATTGTTTATGATTTTACGCATGCATTTACAGCAGAATTAGCCAATGGACAAAACAAATGGATTGAAATTCTTGAAAGCATCCAATCAAAGAATTATTCATTAATCTTAGGTGGACATGGCACCCCTTCCGCGGGAGACATTTTAACTCCTGCAATAGCCTACCTTCACGACGCGACAATTGCAATTCAAAAAGCCTTAAAAGAGGGTAATGATAAAGAAAGCAAAACACAAATTTATAGTCAGTCCATGCTTGGAAAATATCCCGAATTTAAAGCCCCGAGTTTAGTTCAACTGTGTTCAAACTATATGTTTAATTAG
- a CDS encoding P-loop NTPase, with product MRIAICGKGGCGKSTITTLLAKALANKNKEVLIIDSDESNYGLHAQLGMEMPKGFTGYFGGKEKVLNNMMLSKFSHQFFHEQWTIADIPEGYFSEKGSIKLMVSGKINQANEGCSCAMGTVIGQFIANLQLNENQVTLIDMEAGVEHFGRSIDNGVDVILMIVDPSFESLRLSKKIADLAISIGKPIYYVLNKTTDENKKLMYESIEKPESIIAEIGLLQEIMEAGLTGQELFLAETATTELVDFFLGQDQRM from the coding sequence AAGGAGGCTGTGGAAAAAGCACAATTACCACCCTCCTGGCAAAAGCACTGGCGAATAAAAATAAAGAAGTGTTGATCATTGATTCGGACGAGTCAAACTATGGACTACATGCACAACTGGGAATGGAAATGCCAAAAGGTTTTACCGGCTATTTTGGTGGTAAGGAAAAAGTGTTGAACAATATGATGCTTTCCAAATTCAGTCATCAGTTTTTTCATGAACAATGGACGATTGCGGATATTCCAGAGGGGTACTTCTCGGAAAAAGGCTCTATAAAACTGATGGTAAGCGGGAAAATCAACCAGGCCAATGAGGGTTGTTCATGCGCCATGGGTACTGTGATTGGACAATTCATTGCAAATCTTCAGTTGAATGAGAATCAGGTAACTCTTATTGATATGGAGGCTGGCGTTGAACATTTTGGAAGAAGCATCGATAATGGGGTGGATGTCATTCTTATGATTGTGGATCCGTCTTTTGAATCGCTGAGGCTCTCGAAAAAAATTGCGGATTTAGCTATAAGTATTGGAAAACCGATTTATTATGTGCTTAATAAGACCACAGATGAAAACAAAAAGCTGATGTATGAAAGCATAGAAAAGCCCGAGAGTATTATCGCTGAAATTGGACTGCTTCAAGAAATTATGGAAGCAGGGTTAACTGGTCAAGAGTTGTTTCTAGCAGAAACAGCCACGACTGAGCTGGTGGATTTTTTTCTTGGACAAGATCAAAGAATGTGA
- a CDS encoding flavin reductase: MEKTSIDVTKMFIPHPMQLFILGTYKEDGKANLGLFCWLNFCWDDELSVMVCLDGNKLTKDIIKETGVFSANLVTETILPIADYLGHKNGYDGKEITKLAELIPGEVLNVPILQESPMSYELEVKKTIALNGSDIFICRIANTLASNEIVVDSHQHRLEKESPALVSQNSYYGLEKKGNLGDWKYTGLDE, encoded by the coding sequence ATGGAAAAAACATCGATCGACGTGACAAAAATGTTTATACCGCATCCGATGCAGTTGTTTATTTTGGGGACATACAAGGAAGACGGTAAGGCAAACTTAGGTCTTTTTTGTTGGCTTAACTTCTGCTGGGATGATGAATTATCGGTCATGGTTTGCTTAGATGGTAATAAACTTACAAAAGATATAATAAAAGAGACAGGAGTGTTCTCTGCTAATCTAGTGACAGAAACCATTCTACCAATTGCAGATTACTTGGGTCATAAAAATGGTTATGATGGAAAAGAAATTACAAAATTAGCAGAACTGATTCCCGGTGAAGTTTTAAATGTACCAATTCTACAAGAAAGTCCGATGAGTTATGAGCTTGAAGTTAAAAAAACAATTGCGCTTAATGGCAGTGACATTTTCATTTGCAGGATTGCAAATACGTTGGCTTCTAATGAAATTGTTGTTGATTCACATCAACATCGTTTAGAAAAGGAATCGCCGGCTCTTGTATCACAAAACAGCTATTATGGGCTTGAAAAAAAAGGGAATTTGGGCGATTGGAAGTATACTGGATTGGATGAATAA